The genomic window CGAGCGTCGCGCCCTTGGCGTAGAACAGCTGGCCGCCGTCGTAGGACGTCTCGCCGGCCAAGATGCGCAGCAGCGTGGACTTGCCCGCGCCGTTGGCGCCGACGAGCCCGATGCGCTCTCGTTCGCCGACCTGGAGATGTATATTCGATAAGATGACCGTGGCGCCGTATTGTTTCCCGATGCCGGAAGCTTGCAATAACATGATGACGTCCCTCCGCGAAAATAAGCGAAAACCCAATACTTTCAGTGTATCGGAATCGCCGCGAACGCGCCAGTCGCAAGAAACGCGACTCTCGTTCGATTGCAGTCCCTGTCCCCAAGTATGTTACAATATGTAGAAAGAACAGGACGACTGTCGTCATCGGGAGGTCCGCGGGGAATGAGTACGGAATCCAAACGCGAGCTGCGCGAGCGGATGACCGCGGCGCGGGACGCGATTCCGCCGAAGGAGCGCGCGGCGCGATCCGAGCGGCTCGCGCGGCACGCGATCGCCGCTTGGGAGGCGGGCGCGTTCGCCTGGGGCGCCCCGCCGGACGGCGAGCGGCCGCGCCGGCTCGCGTGGTACGCCGCGTTCCGCTCGGAGGCGGACGCCGCGGGGCTCGCGCGCTGGTGCTGGGCGCGCGGCATCCCCGTGGCGGCGCCGCGCGTGGACGCCGCCGCGAAGGCGATGACCCTGCACGACGTGGCAGGGGAACAAGAGCTGATGCCGGGGACGTACGGCATCCTCGAACCCGCGCCGCACGCGCCCC from Paenibacillus antri includes these protein-coding regions:
- a CDS encoding 5-formyltetrahydrofolate cyclo-ligase encodes the protein MSTESKRELRERMTAARDAIPPKERAARSERLARHAIAAWEAGAFAWGAPPDGERPRRLAWYAAFRSEADAAGLARWCWARGIPVAAPRVDAAAKAMTLHDVAGEQELMPGTYGILEPAPHAPLAALTPGTLTLVPGLAFDARGGRLGYGGGYYDRLLAPHRAAIDAGAILLAAPAFAAQIVDVVPTEPHDVRVRFLLTEEGIIDCKTGGAYQWS